From one Prochlorococcus marinus str. MIT 0912 genomic stretch:
- a CDS encoding branched-chain amino acid transaminase has protein sequence MHNFLPFAWFEGQCIPFNEAKLSIATHALHYGTAAFGGMRAIPDPNNSKSFLLFRADKHAKRLCQSARFLMTELDEDFVLKSLETFLVKNKPTQPVYIRPFVYTSDLGIAPRLHNIETNFFIYGIELGDYLSPDGVTCRVSSWTRQQDNSLPLRGKISGAYITSSLAKTEAVKSGFDEALLLNSQGKISEASGMNIFIVRNGELITPGVDQDILEGITRSSVIELAKEDGLKVIERPVDKTELFISDEVFLTGTAAKITPIKMIETTSMSKDMPIMNSLRTKLTKITEGLVPEYEHWVKRVHID, from the coding sequence ATGCATAATTTTCTTCCATTTGCTTGGTTTGAAGGGCAATGTATCCCATTTAATGAGGCGAAGCTATCTATAGCTACTCATGCACTTCATTATGGAACTGCAGCTTTTGGAGGAATGCGGGCTATTCCAGATCCAAATAATAGTAAATCATTTTTATTATTTAGAGCAGACAAACACGCAAAAAGATTATGTCAAAGTGCTAGATTTTTGATGACTGAATTAGATGAGGATTTTGTATTAAAGTCTCTTGAAACATTTCTTGTTAAAAACAAACCGACTCAACCTGTATACATCAGACCATTTGTATATACTAGTGACTTAGGAATTGCACCAAGGTTACATAATATAGAAACTAATTTCTTTATTTATGGAATAGAACTAGGTGATTATCTATCACCTGATGGGGTTACTTGTCGCGTTAGTAGCTGGACTCGTCAGCAAGATAACTCACTTCCATTAAGAGGAAAAATTAGTGGAGCTTATATCACTAGCTCCTTAGCCAAAACTGAAGCAGTAAAAAGTGGATTTGATGAAGCACTATTATTAAATAGTCAAGGAAAAATAAGTGAAGCCAGTGGGATGAACATTTTTATAGTACGTAATGGTGAACTAATTACACCTGGTGTTGATCAAGATATTCTTGAAGGAATAACTCGTTCAAGTGTTATAGAACTGGCAAAAGAAGATGGTTTGAAAGTTATTGAAAGACCAGTTGATAAAACAGAATTGTTTATATCTGATGAAGTATTCCTAACAGGAACGGCGGCAAAAATTACTCCTATAAAAATGATTGAAACTACATCAATGAGCAAAGATATGCCAATAATGAATTCATTAAGAACGAAGTTGACTAAAATTACAGAAGGTTTAGTTCCAGAATATGAACATTGGGTTAAACGTGTACATATAGATTAA
- a CDS encoding ATP adenylyltransferase, producing MKSQSIWSRALKISRKAVNCGAVIPLNTIKYKSSEECCDFELRFLKSPIPKYLIEYGPKRNPFIPWDSRLEIQPINDKHTLILNKYPVQIGHMLLITNTWKPQNGWLNKDDFEAIQNVDSDTTGLWFFNSSKEAGASQPHRHFQLLPRRYNESICPRFDWFCSLLNNTKGTNSEISHCISIRQRSKNKKSSDYDLFGSYKSMIDEMNLGDIDIINKPLKPYNLLITSEWIALITRKTDKSNGFSINALGFAGYFLGTKRSDVDTLIKFGPEKILKDVI from the coding sequence GTGAAGAGCCAATCTATATGGTCAAGAGCTCTGAAAATTAGTAGAAAAGCTGTTAATTGTGGAGCCGTAATTCCTCTGAATACTATAAAATATAAATCGAGTGAAGAATGTTGTGATTTTGAACTTCGTTTTCTAAAAAGTCCAATACCTAAGTATTTAATAGAATATGGTCCAAAACGAAATCCATTTATCCCTTGGGATTCTAGACTAGAAATACAGCCAATAAATGATAAACATACATTAATATTAAATAAATATCCAGTACAAATAGGGCATATGTTATTAATAACTAATACCTGGAAGCCACAAAACGGCTGGTTAAATAAAGATGATTTTGAAGCTATTCAAAATGTTGATAGTGATACCACAGGTTTATGGTTCTTTAACAGTAGTAAAGAGGCTGGAGCCAGTCAGCCTCATAGACATTTTCAATTATTACCAAGACGCTATAATGAGAGTATTTGTCCTAGATTTGATTGGTTTTGCTCATTACTAAATAACACAAAGGGGACTAACTCTGAAATATCTCATTGTATTTCAATTAGACAAAGGAGTAAAAACAAAAAATCAAGTGACTACGATTTATTCGGCTCATATAAATCTATGATAGATGAAATGAATTTAGGTGATATTGATATAATTAATAAACCATTAAAACCATATAATTTACTTATAACATCTGAGTGGATTGCTCTTATAACACGCAAAACTGATAAATCAAACGGGTTTAGTATAAATGCGCTTGGTTTCGCTGGTTATTTTCTTGGAACAAAAAGATCAGATGTTGATACTCTTATTAAATTTGGCCCAGAAAAGATATTAAAAGATGTAATTTAA
- a CDS encoding molecular chaperone DnaJ, which translates to MTRYKDHVTEGEGKEVKRISIDLPIDLVDGVDRLRKEWGFRARGLVFERLLEVILSNDLDDEIIEDKQLDFNHNSNNDSSTPQNGIDNSNQEEKALVIVGNKNIEIKNVAVNEVKANNVVTNKKDTVSTGIELPGFIRKQTTNLKRSLSKDKTYKNMEDTSITTIDIDDLLKAKDAAEKHWIYLYGQKPTESVIEASMIWLARDIWPNVDGTESIPFTWNAACKMLNSYCVEWKIDSVTFDDVVILAGALEDPFSTKNLRSRIPTLIRRFVNKFKRSQNVTSFQTLESTMTVHGALKLLGLPTKAGSSLTLSFIRDAYKEKALSNHPDAGGSNETMRKLNEAYQLLKDLYKN; encoded by the coding sequence GTGACTAGATATAAGGATCATGTGACGGAAGGGGAAGGCAAGGAAGTTAAGAGAATTTCAATTGATTTACCAATTGATCTAGTTGATGGCGTCGATCGACTTCGCAAAGAGTGGGGATTTAGAGCTAGAGGACTAGTTTTCGAGAGATTATTAGAGGTTATTTTATCTAACGATTTAGATGATGAGATAATTGAAGATAAACAATTAGATTTTAATCATAATAGCAATAATGATTCTTCAACTCCTCAAAACGGAATAGACAATAGTAACCAGGAAGAAAAAGCACTTGTGATAGTTGGTAATAAGAATATTGAAATAAAAAATGTTGCTGTCAATGAAGTCAAAGCTAATAATGTTGTTACTAATAAAAAAGATACTGTCTCCACAGGCATTGAATTACCAGGTTTTATTAGAAAACAAACTACCAATCTAAAGAGAAGTTTGAGTAAAGATAAGACTTATAAAAATATGGAAGATACCTCAATTACCACTATTGATATTGATGATCTATTAAAGGCGAAAGATGCTGCAGAAAAACATTGGATTTATCTATACGGGCAAAAACCTACTGAAAGTGTGATTGAGGCATCAATGATATGGCTTGCTAGAGATATCTGGCCGAATGTAGATGGTACGGAAAGCATACCTTTCACTTGGAATGCTGCCTGTAAAATGCTTAATTCCTATTGCGTTGAATGGAAAATAGACTCGGTAACATTTGATGATGTGGTGATATTGGCAGGTGCTCTTGAAGACCCTTTTTCAACTAAAAACCTAAGAAGTAGAATACCAACTCTCATTCGTAGATTCGTTAATAAATTCAAACGTAGTCAAAATGTGACTTCATTCCAAACGCTTGAGTCTACGATGACTGTTCATGGTGCTCTCAAGTTATTGGGTTTACCAACTAAGGCCGGATCATCATTAACACTTTCTTTTATTAGAGATGCTTATAAAGAAAAAGCTCTTTCCAATCATCCTGATGCTGGAGGATCAAACGAAACCATGAGGAAACTGAACGAGGCTTATCAATTACTCAAGGATTTATACAAGAATTAA
- the metH gene encoding methionine synthase, protein MTDFLGYLNSEKRPILVFDGATGTSLQDQQLNADDYGGASLEGCNENLVLTSVSSVEKVHESFLNAGCDVIETNTFGATSIVLDEYGIGNKAYEINLKAAQIARNVVNKYQSDEKPRFVAGSIGPTTKLPTLGHISFDELKNSYLEQAKALIEGGIDLFIIETCQDVLQIKAALQSVNEAIGSGKRIPLMVSVTMETTGQMLIGSDISSITTILEPFNIDILGLNCATGPEEMKDHIKYLSQHSPFHISCIPNAGLPENVGGKAHYRLTPMELKFQLSHFINDLGVQLIGGCCGTRPEHIKQLSDLSKELLSSEQRLDTLLKERSIIPAASSIYESIPYVQDNSFLIVGERLNASGSKKVRELLNDEDWDGLVGIAKSQLKENAHVLDVNVDFVGRNGIEDMSMLVKRLVNNINLPLMLDSTDYEKMESGLKHAGGKCILNSTNYEDGPDRFYKVIDLAKRYGSAVVIGTIDEDGMARSADKKAEIATRAYKDATDSGLKSYELFYDPLALPISTGLEEDRKNGLETIKAIKLIKDKYPEVHLILGISNVSFGLSPSARIVLNSIFLNEAIKAGLDSAIVSPSKILPLNKISQEEIKICMDLIYDRRIFENKVCTYDPLTTLTSYFDDSKTLLNKSTNNDDIKLPIEEKLKNHIIDGEKTNLHSNLDFALKKYKPLVIINEYLLDGMKVVGELFGSGQMQLPFVLQSAETMKFAVSYLEDFMDKSEVNQSKGKFIIATVKGDVHDIGKNLVDIILSNNGYEVINLGIKQEVNSIINAQKEHNADCIAMSGLLVKSTAFMKDNLKALNEEDISVPIILGGAALTPKFVNQDCASVYKGKVIYGKDAFTDLKFMDSYMKAKELNNWDNFSGFKEGAPEGITIGNYKNTNIDQEININKIKERPIEDKSRSKNIPQIDPIKPPFIGPKFLLEKDIDITKVFNFLDRNALFAGQWQMKRSKEMSASDYKDFLLKKAEPKLDYWINKIINEKLINPSLVYGYFPCGRDGNNLKVYDKDHQSLLGDFLLPRQRSGKRFCIADFYNDLNNNQPTDYLPMQAVTMGESASEYSHKLFSQDSYSDYLFFHGLTVQLAEALAEYIHSVIRIECGFKDCEPDNIKDILDVKYRGCRYSFGYPACPEVSDSRKQLLWLDADKINISMDESEQLHPEQSTTAIVALHPVAKYFGI, encoded by the coding sequence ATGACTGATTTTTTAGGCTATCTCAACTCTGAAAAAAGACCTATATTAGTCTTTGATGGCGCTACCGGCACGTCTCTGCAAGATCAACAACTTAATGCAGATGACTATGGCGGAGCTTCATTAGAAGGTTGTAATGAAAACCTTGTATTGACATCAGTCTCCAGCGTCGAAAAAGTACATGAATCATTTTTAAATGCAGGTTGTGATGTAATCGAAACAAATACATTTGGTGCTACTTCAATTGTTCTAGATGAATATGGAATTGGTAATAAAGCTTATGAGATCAATTTAAAAGCAGCACAAATAGCAAGGAATGTTGTAAATAAATATCAATCAGATGAAAAACCACGATTTGTAGCTGGATCTATTGGACCAACAACCAAGCTACCAACCCTAGGTCATATCAGTTTTGATGAGCTAAAAAATTCTTATCTTGAGCAAGCTAAAGCTCTAATTGAAGGTGGAATTGATCTTTTTATTATTGAAACTTGCCAAGATGTCCTTCAAATCAAGGCTGCTCTGCAAAGCGTAAATGAAGCTATTGGTTCTGGAAAGAGAATTCCATTAATGGTGTCGGTAACCATGGAAACCACCGGCCAGATGCTTATTGGTAGTGATATTTCTTCTATTACAACAATACTGGAGCCATTTAACATTGATATTTTGGGTCTTAATTGTGCAACTGGCCCGGAAGAAATGAAAGATCATATTAAATATTTATCGCAACATTCACCATTTCATATAAGTTGTATACCAAATGCAGGACTTCCAGAGAATGTAGGTGGCAAGGCTCATTATCGATTAACTCCAATGGAACTTAAGTTCCAACTTAGTCATTTTATTAATGATTTAGGAGTTCAATTAATTGGAGGTTGTTGTGGAACTAGACCGGAACATATTAAGCAACTTTCAGATTTATCTAAAGAGCTTTTATCTTCTGAGCAAAGATTGGATACTCTTTTAAAAGAAAGATCTATAATTCCAGCTGCATCATCAATATATGAGTCTATTCCGTATGTGCAAGATAACTCTTTCTTGATCGTAGGTGAGAGATTAAATGCTAGTGGATCTAAAAAAGTAAGAGAACTCCTAAACGATGAGGATTGGGACGGACTTGTTGGAATTGCAAAATCTCAACTGAAGGAAAATGCTCATGTTTTAGATGTAAATGTAGATTTTGTTGGAAGAAATGGGATCGAAGATATGTCTATGTTAGTCAAAAGACTTGTTAATAATATTAATTTGCCTTTAATGCTTGATTCAACAGATTATGAAAAAATGGAGAGTGGGTTAAAGCATGCTGGCGGAAAATGTATTTTAAATTCTACTAATTATGAGGATGGACCAGATAGATTCTATAAAGTAATTGATCTTGCTAAACGATACGGGTCAGCTGTCGTAATTGGAACAATTGACGAAGATGGAATGGCTAGATCTGCTGATAAAAAAGCAGAAATAGCAACAAGAGCATATAAGGATGCGACTGACTCTGGATTAAAATCTTATGAACTTTTTTATGATCCGTTAGCATTACCTATCTCAACAGGATTAGAAGAAGATAGAAAGAATGGTTTAGAAACTATAAAAGCAATTAAGTTAATAAAAGATAAATATCCAGAAGTTCATTTAATCCTTGGAATTTCAAATGTAAGTTTTGGTTTATCTCCTAGTGCAAGAATTGTTCTTAATTCTATCTTTCTTAATGAAGCAATTAAGGCCGGTCTTGATTCTGCAATTGTTTCTCCTTCCAAGATTTTACCTCTAAACAAAATAAGTCAAGAAGAGATAAAAATTTGTATGGATCTTATTTATGATAGAAGAATATTTGAAAATAAAGTATGCACATATGATCCTTTAACAACCTTAACTAGTTATTTCGATGATTCAAAGACACTTTTAAATAAAAGTACAAATAATGATGATATTAAATTACCAATAGAAGAAAAACTAAAGAATCATATTATTGATGGTGAAAAAACTAATTTACATTCAAATCTTGATTTCGCATTAAAGAAATATAAACCTTTGGTAATAATTAATGAATATTTATTAGATGGCATGAAAGTAGTTGGTGAATTATTTGGGTCGGGGCAAATGCAATTACCCTTTGTTCTCCAATCAGCGGAAACAATGAAATTTGCTGTTTCATATTTAGAGGATTTTATGGATAAATCTGAGGTTAATCAATCAAAAGGAAAATTTATTATCGCTACAGTTAAGGGTGATGTTCATGATATTGGCAAAAATCTAGTAGATATAATTTTATCTAACAACGGTTATGAAGTTATTAATTTAGGAATTAAGCAAGAAGTCAATTCAATAATTAATGCTCAGAAAGAGCATAACGCTGATTGTATTGCCATGAGTGGACTACTAGTTAAATCAACTGCATTTATGAAAGATAATCTTAAAGCATTAAATGAAGAAGATATATCTGTGCCTATTATTCTTGGTGGAGCAGCTCTGACTCCAAAATTTGTTAATCAAGATTGTGCAAGTGTTTATAAAGGGAAGGTTATTTACGGTAAAGATGCTTTTACAGATTTAAAATTTATGGATTCATATATGAAAGCAAAAGAATTAAATAACTGGGATAATTTCTCAGGTTTTAAAGAAGGTGCTCCCGAGGGGATTACTATTGGTAATTATAAAAATACAAATATTGATCAAGAAATTAATATCAACAAAATCAAAGAAAGGCCTATTGAGGATAAATCAAGATCAAAAAATATTCCTCAAATAGATCCTATTAAACCACCATTCATAGGGCCAAAGTTTTTATTAGAAAAAGATATAGATATAACTAAGGTTTTTAATTTCTTAGATCGTAATGCTTTATTTGCAGGGCAATGGCAAATGAAACGTTCCAAGGAGATGTCTGCCTCAGATTATAAGGACTTTTTACTAAAGAAGGCCGAGCCGAAGTTAGATTACTGGATAAATAAAATAATCAATGAAAAGCTTATTAATCCATCATTAGTCTATGGCTATTTTCCTTGTGGCAGAGATGGTAATAATTTAAAAGTATATGATAAAGATCACCAAAGTCTTTTAGGCGATTTTTTATTACCTAGGCAAAGATCTGGTAAAAGATTTTGTATAGCAGATTTTTATAATGATTTAAATAACAATCAGCCTACAGATTATTTGCCAATGCAAGCTGTAACAATGGGAGAATCAGCTAGTGAATATTCCCATAAATTATTTAGTCAGGATTCATACTCAGATTATCTATTCTTTCATGGTTTGACAGTACAGCTGGCGGAAGCACTTGCTGAATATATACATTCTGTTATTAGGATTGAATGTGGATTTAAAGACTGTGAACCAGATAATATAAAAGATATCTTAGATGTTAAATATCGAGGTTGCCGTTATTCTTTTGGCTACCCAGCTTGTCCTGAAGTTTCTGATTCTAGAAAACAATTGTTATGGCTTGATGCTGATAAAATTAATATCTCTATGGATGAAAGTGAGCAGCTCCATCCCGAACAAAGTACAACAGCTATTGTTGCATTACATCCAGTAGCTAAATACTTTGGAATCTAA
- the cobN gene encoding cobaltochelatase subunit CobN, producing MHRISTLPGNEPQEENTFIEQPSAPVIFLTSATSDITCLSTVLKLPDNNNWKNKIRALPIAYLSSNASIDHYITNTCKTAEIILVRFLGSRSYWSYGFEQLGLWQLEKPNRHLIVVSGIESTANDVQEISSLNQEKVDLFQTLLNQGGIKNYNYMLQTLEKIIDVEEINLNTDLIEYHHELIKWKWKNNDNPSIAIFLYKSLLQSGNTELADKINDISNKYNLNAKIIWITSFKSKNIENQIISLLEKENIKAIITTTSFSSVEYKHDDVKKNLWDRLDIPVYQLLISSSSITEWKESTVGLNPIDLSIQVVLPEVDGRICTIPVAFKNLTYTDNELSIAVYKTEPYEKHIEWCIKYIKNLTYLQQTNNSNKKIALVIANYPVKDSRIANGVGLDTPESLLNILNWLKDEGYNLGNEDIPDNSKELINLLLNHRTNSEETNSNEPQSYLNIQDYLNYWKELESNVKEKISNRWGNPLDSFQLEKSGFPINGINFGNITILIQSNRGYESDNLSDLHSPDLPPTHKYIAQYCWLYNTFKANAVVHLGKHGSLEWLPGKGVGLGHNCFPFILCPPIPNIYPFIVNDPGEGSQAKRRTHAIIIDHLTPPLSHAGSFNDLLIIENLIDEYYESKLINDNRNELLEKKILDLLIKNSWPGIESNKLKAEKDKLIIQDLIDNAESYLCEIKNSQIRTGLHVFGVNQSIDKLLELTLTISNVPTGNILGLTQSLAEDLGFTLDPWSDEESKNLNQVDIDLFKYYTEIKARKVGKVVDWLNEIGKYIIEFHCFKILNYKNKSKKKVKLYSKILNYLDHEKPNIFINHLLNNILPKLLNSSANEKTNFLEALDGKRISSGPSGAPTRGKLEVLPTGKNFFSVDIRAIPTETAWDLGKRSAEQIMELYLQENGEHLSHLAISIWGTSTMRNGGEDICQLFALMGLRPIWDGTLRRVVDVEVIPLSVLNRPRVDVTLRISGLFRDAFPQIIELIRKGQNLIGNLKESSSNNPLAESYRNGNTKSRIYGSAPGSYGAGLQEIINSGSWENQSELADAFIEWSKWRYEGSSKIIRDKDGLESNLSKVKVVLHSQDNREHDILDSDDYYQFQGGLISAIKKTSGTNPQAYFADNSRYQRPRIHKLSKEIDKVVRSRLLNPKWIEGIKEHGYKGAFEMSASLDYLFSYDATTNLVPNWCYQSIVNNWLMNNNTKNFISENNPWALRDIAERLLEASNRKLWTNASIEEISSIKKLLSDIDSKIENYTSNNNL from the coding sequence ATGCATAGAATTTCCACCCTTCCAGGGAATGAACCTCAAGAAGAAAATACATTTATCGAACAGCCATCAGCTCCAGTTATCTTCCTAACTAGCGCTACATCTGATATAACCTGTTTATCTACAGTATTAAAGCTCCCTGACAATAATAACTGGAAAAATAAAATAAGAGCATTACCTATAGCTTATTTATCTTCAAATGCATCAATTGATCATTATATAACTAATACATGTAAAACAGCTGAAATTATTCTTGTTAGGTTTTTAGGGTCAAGATCATACTGGTCTTATGGCTTTGAACAATTAGGTTTATGGCAATTAGAGAAACCAAATAGACATCTGATAGTAGTCTCTGGAATTGAAAGTACAGCAAATGATGTTCAAGAAATTAGTAGCTTAAATCAAGAGAAAGTTGATTTATTTCAAACACTGTTAAATCAAGGAGGTATAAAAAACTATAATTATATGCTTCAAACCTTAGAGAAAATAATTGATGTTGAAGAAATTAATTTAAATACAGATTTAATTGAATATCATCATGAGTTAATAAAATGGAAATGGAAAAATAATGATAATCCATCTATTGCCATATTTCTCTATAAATCACTTTTACAATCGGGTAATACAGAGTTAGCTGATAAAATAAATGATATATCTAATAAATACAACTTAAATGCCAAAATAATATGGATTACAAGTTTTAAATCTAAAAATATAGAGAATCAAATCATAAGTTTATTAGAGAAAGAGAACATAAAAGCAATAATAACTACAACCTCATTTTCATCAGTTGAATATAAACATGATGATGTGAAGAAAAACTTGTGGGATAGATTAGATATACCTGTATATCAATTACTAATATCTAGCTCATCTATAACTGAGTGGAAAGAATCTACAGTAGGTCTTAACCCCATTGACTTATCAATTCAAGTAGTTTTACCAGAAGTTGATGGTCGAATATGTACAATTCCAGTTGCATTTAAAAACCTTACTTATACAGATAATGAATTATCAATTGCTGTATATAAAACAGAGCCATATGAAAAACATATTGAATGGTGCATAAAATATATAAAAAATCTAACTTATCTACAACAAACGAATAATTCAAATAAAAAGATAGCTCTCGTGATAGCAAACTACCCAGTAAAAGACTCAAGAATTGCGAATGGAGTTGGGTTAGATACACCTGAAAGCCTATTAAATATTTTGAACTGGCTTAAAGACGAGGGATATAATCTAGGAAACGAAGATATTCCTGATAATAGTAAAGAATTAATTAACCTTCTATTAAATCATAGGACCAATTCTGAAGAGACAAACTCAAATGAACCTCAATCATATTTAAATATTCAAGATTATTTAAATTATTGGAAAGAACTCGAATCTAACGTTAAAGAAAAGATATCAAATAGATGGGGAAACCCACTTGATTCTTTTCAATTAGAAAAGTCTGGATTTCCTATTAATGGAATAAACTTTGGAAATATAACAATTTTAATTCAGTCAAATAGAGGTTATGAGAGCGATAATTTATCTGATTTACACTCGCCCGACTTACCTCCTACACATAAATATATTGCACAATATTGTTGGCTATATAATACATTTAAAGCAAATGCAGTTGTACATCTGGGTAAACATGGAAGTTTGGAATGGTTACCAGGAAAAGGGGTTGGTTTAGGTCATAATTGTTTCCCATTTATTCTTTGTCCTCCTATTCCAAATATATATCCATTTATTGTAAATGATCCTGGCGAAGGCTCCCAAGCAAAAAGAAGAACACATGCAATCATTATAGATCACTTAACCCCACCACTATCTCATGCGGGTAGTTTTAATGACCTGCTAATAATTGAAAATTTAATTGATGAATATTATGAATCTAAATTAATTAACGATAATAGAAATGAATTATTAGAAAAAAAGATACTAGATCTTTTAATTAAAAATTCATGGCCAGGCATTGAATCAAATAAATTAAAAGCAGAAAAAGATAAATTAATTATACAAGATCTAATAGATAATGCAGAGAGTTATTTATGTGAAATTAAGAATTCTCAGATAAGAACTGGTCTTCATGTTTTTGGAGTTAATCAGAGTATAGATAAATTATTAGAATTAACACTCACAATTTCTAATGTACCTACAGGAAATATTCTCGGTCTTACACAAAGTTTAGCAGAAGATTTAGGTTTTACGTTAGACCCTTGGAGTGACGAAGAGAGTAAAAACCTAAACCAAGTTGACATTGATTTATTTAAATACTATACAGAAATTAAAGCAAGGAAAGTCGGTAAAGTAGTTGACTGGTTGAATGAAATCGGTAAATATATAATAGAGTTTCATTGTTTTAAAATACTTAATTACAAGAATAAATCAAAAAAGAAGGTAAAACTTTATAGTAAAATTTTAAATTACCTAGATCATGAAAAACCGAATATTTTTATAAATCATTTACTAAATAATATTTTACCCAAACTATTAAATAGTTCAGCTAATGAAAAAACAAATTTTCTCGAGGCTTTAGACGGTAAAAGAATTTCTAGCGGTCCTTCTGGGGCTCCTACAAGAGGGAAATTAGAAGTTTTACCCACAGGCAAGAATTTCTTTTCGGTTGATATAAGAGCAATACCAACTGAAACAGCTTGGGACTTAGGGAAAAGAAGTGCTGAACAAATAATGGAACTTTACCTACAAGAAAATGGTGAACACCTTTCACACCTTGCTATTTCAATTTGGGGTACTTCAACAATGAGAAATGGTGGAGAAGATATTTGTCAGCTTTTTGCTCTCATGGGTTTAAGGCCAATATGGGACGGTACTTTGAGAAGAGTAGTTGACGTTGAGGTTATTCCCCTCAGTGTATTGAACAGACCAAGAGTAGACGTAACATTAAGAATTTCGGGTTTATTCAGGGATGCATTCCCACAGATAATTGAATTAATTCGAAAAGGTCAAAACCTTATTGGGAATTTAAAAGAATCCTCTTCTAATAATCCACTTGCAGAGTCATATAGAAATGGAAATACAAAATCAAGAATATATGGATCTGCCCCTGGATCATACGGAGCAGGATTACAAGAAATAATCAATAGTGGATCTTGGGAGAATCAATCAGAACTCGCTGATGCTTTTATCGAATGGAGTAAATGGAGATATGAAGGTTCAAGTAAAATCATAAGAGACAAAGATGGATTAGAAAGTAATTTATCAAAGGTAAAAGTAGTACTTCATAGTCAGGACAATAGAGAACATGACATACTTGATTCAGATGATTACTATCAATTTCAGGGTGGATTAATTTCCGCGATTAAAAAAACTAGTGGAACAAATCCTCAAGCCTATTTTGCAGATAATTCAAGGTATCAAAGGCCAAGAATTCATAAACTCTCAAAAGAAATTGATAAAGTCGTTCGTAGCAGATTATTAAATCCTAAATGGATAGAAGGGATTAAAGAACATGGATATAAAGGAGCTTTTGAAATGTCAGCTAGCCTTGACTATTTATTCTCTTATGATGCAACTACAAACTTAGTTCCTAATTGGTGTTATCAATCTATAGTGAATAATTGGTTAATGAATAATAATACGAAAAATTTTATTAGTGAAAACAATCCTTGGGCTTTAAGAGATATCGCTGAAAGATTACTAGAAGCATCTAACAGAAAACTTTGGACAAATGCATCTATTGAAGAAATATCATCTATAAAAAAATTACTATCAGATATAGATAGTAAAATTGAAAACTATACTTCTAATAATAATTTATAA